A window of Chitinophaga sp. MM2321 contains these coding sequences:
- a CDS encoding CAP domain-containing protein, with amino-acid sequence MSILKSRRVLAFLLVVFAAFQVSACSRATSRVDSTNGGKSMDEQILYYTNKFRHSKGLKPLQLDETISQQARRHSRDMASGRTGFGHEGFEDRVAVVTKKMGRVGAAAENVAYGTLDAEAVVNGWIKSPGHRRNMLGDYTLIGIGTADKGRITFFTQVFIKQ; translated from the coding sequence ATGTCAATTTTGAAAAGCCGCAGGGTCCTGGCATTCCTGCTTGTGGTGTTTGCAGCATTCCAGGTAAGCGCATGTTCACGTGCCACCAGTCGTGTAGACAGCACCAACGGCGGGAAAAGCATGGATGAACAGATCCTCTACTACACCAACAAATTCCGTCACTCCAAAGGTTTGAAACCATTACAACTGGATGAAACCATCAGCCAGCAGGCGCGCCGCCATAGCCGCGATATGGCCAGTGGCCGCACAGGATTCGGGCATGAAGGATTCGAAGACCGCGTAGCCGTTGTTACCAAAAAAATGGGACGTGTAGGTGCCGCCGCCGAAAACGTGGCCTATGGTACCCTCGACGCAGAAGCCGTGGTAAACGGATGGATCAAGAGCCCCGGTCACCGCCGGAATATGCTGGGAGACTATACCCTCATCGGTATTGGAACTGCCGATAAAGGAAGGATCACTTTCTTTACGCAGGTGTTTATAAAGCAGTAG
- a CDS encoding outer membrane beta-barrel protein, protein MRNFIVLMGMLICFVPTTFAQKNSPSPGIITLKITDHSGKPLPFASVLLLQVKDSSLVKGELTTETGDCRFEKIPAGHYIIQASQMGYNTQYIPAFTLDAAQPGISLKTIALETLSKNLQAVNVTAAKPYIEKSAGKTVLNVENSVTAAGNTALDILKRAPGVQVDNSENVKMKGQSVTVMIDGKLTYLSGEELTNMLKNTPGESISQIEILTSPSAKYDASGNGGIINIKTKKGKLTGINGTINATLSQARYGYYNANGSFNWRTHKFNLYGDFTKGDRPFQVTREYSRNINDKGQETLIEQSIFQRNRFQRNAYKAGYDYFINDKQTIGVLVNGYASSFSNQIYSGTRLGQPAQQPDSILNSFTRNNNRFNNIAVNLNYKAVLDTNGREFSMDVDYARFNNNRHLLLNDSMYVIATKNNKDPNGIQNGGGTQITIKSIKADAAWPLGKDGKLEAGVKASLVTTTNRLLYDSLKNGQYIPSPSQSDEFNYQEDVYAAYASYKKQLHKTGVQVGLRLENTKSDGRSLGTKTQVKRSYLDFFPNLTIDQKLNDKNKLSLAYSRRIERPEYGQLNPFMFYLDRYTYFRGNPYLNPQYTNNIEFAYTFKDKYIATLGYSRTKDVMDEFITQNDSTKVTMATLKNFDHSNVYSLAVTLPFQVTKWWNSDNNVNLSFNDYSFEDNFGQHKYTSSFTYNFNTTNTITLPHDFKLEVMGYYNSPFIYGIFKGYSQYNLNTGIQKTFLKKTATVKLSYNNILRNESYRGVAENSNLYMKIFNTWQFRTISIYLSYRFGNSSIKAARERKTGTAEELKRAG, encoded by the coding sequence ATGAGAAATTTCATTGTCTTAATGGGAATGCTGATATGTTTTGTGCCAACCACTTTTGCACAAAAAAACAGTCCTTCCCCCGGAATCATTACCCTGAAAATCACGGACCACAGCGGTAAACCCCTACCCTTCGCCAGTGTGCTTTTACTCCAGGTAAAAGACTCTTCCCTGGTGAAAGGAGAACTAACTACAGAAACCGGCGATTGTCGTTTTGAAAAGATCCCCGCCGGTCATTATATCATCCAGGCTTCGCAGATGGGATACAATACCCAATACATACCGGCTTTTACACTGGATGCAGCCCAGCCAGGCATCTCCCTGAAAACAATTGCCCTGGAAACACTCTCTAAAAATTTGCAGGCCGTAAATGTTACGGCCGCCAAACCCTATATAGAAAAGAGCGCCGGTAAAACAGTGCTCAACGTGGAAAACAGTGTAACAGCTGCGGGCAATACCGCGCTGGATATCTTAAAAAGAGCACCAGGCGTACAGGTAGATAACAGCGAAAATGTGAAGATGAAAGGACAGAGCGTTACCGTGATGATAGATGGAAAACTAACCTATCTCAGCGGAGAAGAACTCACCAACATGTTAAAAAACACACCCGGTGAATCTATCTCACAAATAGAAATTCTCACCAGCCCTTCTGCAAAATATGATGCTTCCGGCAACGGCGGTATTATCAACATAAAAACAAAAAAAGGCAAGCTGACAGGCATCAATGGCACCATAAACGCGACCCTGTCGCAGGCGCGTTACGGGTACTATAATGCTAACGGCAGCTTTAACTGGAGAACGCATAAATTCAATTTGTATGGTGACTTCACCAAAGGCGACCGCCCTTTCCAGGTTACCCGCGAATACAGCCGGAATATTAACGATAAAGGCCAGGAAACGCTGATAGAACAAAGCATTTTTCAGCGGAACCGTTTCCAGCGGAATGCCTATAAAGCCGGTTACGATTATTTCATCAACGATAAACAAACCATCGGTGTACTGGTAAATGGTTACGCCAGTAGTTTTAGTAATCAGATCTATAGCGGCACCAGGCTGGGACAACCAGCGCAGCAACCGGACTCCATCCTGAATTCTTTTACCCGGAATAATAACCGCTTTAATAATATAGCCGTTAATCTCAACTACAAAGCCGTGCTGGACACCAATGGCCGGGAATTCAGTATGGATGTGGATTACGCCCGGTTCAACAATAACCGTCACCTGTTGTTGAATGACAGCATGTATGTGATCGCCACTAAAAACAATAAGGACCCTAATGGTATTCAGAATGGTGGCGGCACACAGATCACCATCAAAAGTATTAAAGCAGATGCGGCGTGGCCGCTCGGTAAAGACGGTAAACTGGAAGCAGGTGTAAAAGCCAGCCTGGTAACTACTACCAACCGGCTCCTGTACGACTCTTTAAAAAATGGTCAGTATATACCGTCTCCTTCTCAGAGTGATGAGTTTAATTATCAGGAAGATGTATATGCCGCTTATGCCAGTTACAAAAAACAACTGCATAAAACCGGCGTACAGGTGGGGTTACGACTGGAGAATACAAAATCAGACGGCCGCTCTCTGGGCACAAAGACGCAGGTAAAACGCAGCTATCTCGACTTCTTCCCGAACCTGACCATAGATCAGAAATTAAACGATAAAAATAAATTAAGCCTGGCCTATTCCCGCAGAATAGAACGTCCAGAGTATGGTCAGCTAAATCCTTTTATGTTTTATCTTGACAGATATACTTACTTCAGGGGGAATCCATACCTGAATCCGCAGTATACCAATAATATTGAGTTTGCGTATACCTTCAAGGATAAGTATATCGCTACACTGGGCTACAGCAGAACGAAAGACGTGATGGATGAATTTATCACGCAGAATGACAGTACAAAAGTAACCATGGCCACCCTCAAAAATTTTGACCACAGTAATGTGTATAGCCTTGCGGTAACGCTGCCTTTCCAGGTAACAAAGTGGTGGAATAGTGATAATAATGTCAACTTATCTTTTAATGATTATTCTTTTGAAGATAATTTTGGTCAACATAAATATACCAGCAGTTTCACTTATAATTTCAATACCACCAACACCATTACGCTGCCGCATGATTTCAAACTGGAAGTGATGGGTTATTACAACTCTCCTTTTATCTACGGTATTTTCAAGGGATATAGCCAGTATAACCTGAATACCGGTATACAGAAAACTTTCTTAAAGAAAACGGCTACCGTAAAACTCAGTTACAATAACATTCTGCGAAACGAATCTTACCGCGGGGTGGCTGAGAATTCCAACCTGTATATGAAGATCTTCAATACCTGGCAGTTCAGAACGATCAGCATTTATCTCAGCTATCGCTTTGGCAACAGCAGTATTAAAGCAGCCAGGGAAAGAAAGACCGGTACAGCTGAAGAGCTCAAAAGAGCGGGTTAA
- the nuoM gene encoding NADH-quinone oxidoreductase subunit M: MLLLILLFILLGGAFLSWIASAGSKELSRWIALGSVLLNLVIVLVIWAQHPAAGSQWIYNYQVEWVPHFGISLHLAMDGLSLLMLALTFFLGTLSVLISWKEINTRVGFFHFNLLFVLCGITGVFLTMDLFLFYFFWEMMLIPMYFLIGIWGHENREYAANKFFLFTQGGGLLMLLAILGLYFTHAANTNVYTFDYNDLLHTPMAESRARWLMLGFLVAFLVKLPAVPFHTWLPDAHTEAPTAGSVVLAGLLLKTGAYGILRFVLPIFPEASRHFAPLMMLLGVVGILYGGMLAYAQTDFKRLIAYTSVSHMGFVLVGAFSFNAVAYQGVVMQIIAHGVSTGALFIIAGALYERIHTRNLREMGGLWTRIPVMGTATMIFVMASLGLPGLGNFVAEFLILLGSWQANRWLTVFATIGLVIATIYSLRIMQKVFFGPCNRQYELPDLNKRELVIITALVIAIILLGVYPQPVLNTSQKTAYVVH; encoded by the coding sequence ATGCTTTTGCTGATCCTTTTATTCATCCTCCTCGGTGGCGCTTTCCTATCCTGGATAGCATCGGCCGGCAGCAAGGAATTGTCGCGCTGGATCGCACTCGGCAGCGTACTCCTCAACCTGGTGATTGTGCTGGTGATCTGGGCGCAGCATCCGGCTGCGGGTAGCCAATGGATCTATAACTACCAGGTGGAATGGGTGCCTCATTTTGGTATCAGCCTTCACCTGGCCATGGATGGTCTTAGCCTGCTGATGCTGGCGCTTACCTTTTTCCTGGGTACGCTGTCAGTACTTATTTCCTGGAAAGAGATCAACACCCGCGTGGGCTTCTTCCATTTCAACCTGCTCTTTGTGCTTTGCGGTATCACCGGTGTTTTTCTCACCATGGATCTTTTCCTCTTTTATTTTTTCTGGGAGATGATGCTGATCCCGATGTATTTCCTGATCGGCATCTGGGGACATGAAAACAGGGAATATGCCGCCAATAAATTTTTCCTGTTTACCCAGGGCGGTGGCTTGCTCATGTTGCTGGCTATCCTGGGATTATACTTTACACATGCTGCTAACACCAACGTATATACGTTTGATTACAACGACCTGTTACATACACCTATGGCGGAAAGTAGAGCGCGTTGGCTGATGCTGGGTTTCCTTGTTGCATTTCTTGTGAAACTGCCGGCAGTACCGTTTCACACCTGGTTGCCGGATGCGCATACAGAAGCGCCTACAGCGGGCAGTGTGGTGCTGGCAGGGTTGCTGCTGAAAACGGGTGCTTATGGTATCCTGCGTTTTGTATTGCCCATATTCCCCGAAGCTTCCAGGCACTTTGCACCATTGATGATGTTACTGGGAGTGGTGGGCATCTTATACGGTGGCATGCTGGCCTATGCGCAAACAGATTTTAAAAGACTGATCGCCTATACCAGTGTAAGTCATATGGGTTTTGTATTGGTGGGTGCTTTTTCTTTCAATGCAGTAGCTTACCAGGGAGTAGTGATGCAGATCATTGCCCATGGGGTAAGTACAGGCGCCTTGTTTATCATTGCCGGTGCTTTGTATGAGCGTATTCATACCCGTAACCTCCGGGAGATGGGTGGTTTGTGGACACGGATACCGGTCATGGGTACTGCCACCATGATCTTTGTAATGGCCTCGCTGGGGCTGCCCGGGTTGGGCAATTTTGTGGCGGAATTCCTGATCCTGCTGGGGAGCTGGCAGGCCAATCGCTGGTTGACGGTATTTGCTACTATCGGCCTGGTGATCGCTACCATCTACTCGCTGCGTATCATGCAGAAAGTATTCTTCGGACCGTGCAACCGGCAGTATGAATTGCCGGATCTGAACAAGCGGGAACTGGTGATCATTACAGCACTGGTGATCGCTATTATTTTATTGGGCGTATATCCGCAACCGGTATTAAATACATCACAAAAAACAGCCTATGTCGTTCACTGA
- a CDS encoding ABC transporter ATP-binding protein has protein sequence MEKIKIIEVTDLVKKYGEFTAVKGISFEVYENEIFGLLGPNGAGKSTTLEIIETLREKTSGQVNVGGFDLDKDPNNIKKIIGVQLQSSGYYPGLNLVELIEMFGGLYNQPVKPLELLALFNLEDKAKAKFKELSGGQKQRFSIATTLINKPRIIFLDEPTTGLDPQARRNLWDLIQQVRAQGTTVVITTHYMDEAEFLCDRCAIVDSGKIIAIDSPDTLIDKLVAQGFERNKEVKKANLEDVFIHLTGKDLREE, from the coding sequence ATGGAAAAGATTAAGATCATTGAGGTAACTGACCTGGTGAAAAAATACGGGGAGTTTACCGCTGTAAAGGGGATTAGCTTTGAGGTATATGAAAATGAGATCTTTGGCCTGCTGGGCCCCAATGGCGCCGGTAAATCCACTACGCTGGAGATCATAGAAACACTGCGGGAAAAGACGAGCGGACAGGTAAATGTAGGTGGATTTGATCTCGACAAAGACCCCAACAATATAAAAAAGATCATCGGTGTACAGTTGCAGAGTTCCGGTTATTACCCCGGCCTCAACCTGGTAGAGCTGATAGAAATGTTTGGCGGCCTGTACAACCAGCCTGTGAAACCGCTGGAATTACTGGCACTCTTCAACCTGGAAGATAAGGCCAAAGCTAAATTCAAAGAGCTTTCCGGCGGACAAAAACAACGCTTTTCCATTGCTACCACACTGATCAACAAGCCCAGGATCATCTTCCTGGATGAACCTACAACGGGCCTCGATCCACAGGCACGACGCAACCTCTGGGACCTGATCCAGCAAGTGCGGGCACAGGGTACCACCGTTGTCATCACCACGCATTACATGGATGAAGCAGAGTTCTTATGCGACCGTTGCGCCATTGTAGACAGCGGAAAGATCATCGCCATAGATTCTCCGGATACTTTGATAGATAAACTTGTAGCACAGGGCTTTGAAAGAAATAAAGAAGTGAAGAAAGCTAACCTGGAAGATGTATTTATTCATCTCACCGGTAAAGATCTTCGGGAAGAATAG
- the fbp gene encoding class 1 fructose-bisphosphatase: MNLKQKVMTLDEFTIQELRNYPGATGQLSGLLRDIGLASKRVNVEVNKAGIADILGEVGKTNVQGESVKKLDEFANDQFISSLQSSIYCCGVASEENEHFIPFTDELSKKSKYVVLLDPLDGSGNIDVNVSIGTIFSVYRRLSPEGTECVLEDFLQPGTQQIAAGYIIYGSSTMMVYATRRSVQGFTLDPSIGEFCLSHPNLKCPPDSDIFSVNVGYYHLYEEKVRHAIDHFMARNEKDRIYRHRFIGCMVAEIHRTLIQGGIFMYPAYGNYPAGRLRICYECNPMSFIMEKAGGSSMANGKQRLLELKPVQLHQRIPIFIGSKTMMDTWKQIVNK, translated from the coding sequence ATGAACCTCAAACAAAAAGTAATGACCCTGGATGAATTTACTATCCAGGAGTTACGCAATTATCCGGGTGCAACAGGGCAGTTGTCGGGCTTACTGCGTGACATTGGCCTGGCATCGAAAAGAGTTAATGTGGAAGTGAATAAGGCCGGCATTGCAGATATTTTAGGAGAAGTCGGCAAAACCAACGTACAGGGAGAATCCGTAAAGAAGCTGGACGAATTTGCGAATGACCAGTTCATTAGTTCCCTGCAAAGCAGCATCTATTGCTGTGGGGTAGCTTCGGAGGAAAACGAACATTTCATTCCGTTTACCGACGAACTTTCCAAGAAATCAAAGTATGTGGTACTGCTCGATCCTCTGGACGGTTCCGGTAACATCGATGTCAATGTATCTATCGGTACTATCTTTTCCGTGTACCGCCGGCTTTCTCCGGAAGGAACGGAGTGTGTGCTGGAGGATTTCCTGCAACCGGGTACCCAGCAGATTGCAGCCGGATACATTATCTATGGTTCTTCTACCATGATGGTATACGCCACCCGTCGCAGTGTACAGGGCTTCACCCTGGACCCTTCTATCGGCGAGTTCTGTTTATCGCACCCCAACCTGAAATGCCCGCCGGACAGTGATATTTTCTCTGTAAACGTAGGCTACTACCATCTGTACGAAGAAAAGGTCCGTCATGCCATCGATCATTTTATGGCCAGAAATGAAAAAGACCGTATCTACCGCCATCGCTTTATCGGCTGTATGGTGGCTGAAATACACCGTACTTTAATCCAGGGAGGGATCTTTATGTATCCTGCCTATGGTAATTATCCTGCGGGGCGTTTACGCATCTGCTATGAATGCAATCCCATGTCGTTTATCATGGAAAAAGCCGGGGGCTCCTCTATGGCCAACGGCAAACAACGACTCCTGGAACTTAAACCGGTACAGCTGCACCAGCGTATCCCTATTTTCATCGGCTCCAAAACGATGATGGATACCTGGAAACAGATCGTCAATAAATAA
- a CDS encoding NADH-quinone oxidoreductase subunit N produces the protein MSFTDFLSLGPVITLAAAAVICLLLVAIKRNHRIMYAGALLAFGMALTAIVPAVQYIPHTIPPLLVIDEFSLFNTGLILVSGFIILLLSYNYFEEREERKEEYYLLLLFATTGALVLVLSRHFMSLFLGLEILSISLYGLIAYLRARERSDEAGIKYLILAALSSAFLLFGMALVYAFTGHMDFPGIGEALRQAGYLPVSVMAGFAMMLIGIGFKLGIVPFHMWAPDIYEGAPLPVAAFIATISKGGMLVLLIRFYEDIHGNDYTMLWWILAIVAVASMFTGNWLALRQQNIKRILAYSSIAHMGYILVAFLSGVQAGLEAISFYLVAYFITTIGAFGVLIVMSSSIQDAETLSDYRSMFWRYPWIATVFTAMLLSLAGIPLTAGFIGKFYIVMAGVNGHRWFLLFMLVINSVIGLYYYIRIIAIMFNAPVEGEEVSPIKPALPMAGNVTLVLLTVLLIGLGIYPTSMMQLIQQMMKMIV, from the coding sequence ATGTCGTTCACTGATTTTCTAAGTCTGGGGCCGGTGATCACCTTAGCTGCGGCGGCTGTGATATGCTTGCTGCTGGTCGCGATCAAGCGTAATCACCGGATCATGTATGCCGGTGCCCTGCTGGCATTCGGGATGGCTTTAACAGCCATTGTGCCGGCGGTGCAGTATATCCCGCATACCATACCTCCGTTGCTGGTAATAGACGAATTCTCCCTTTTTAATACGGGCCTGATCCTGGTATCCGGGTTTATTATATTATTACTCTCCTATAATTATTTTGAAGAAAGGGAAGAACGAAAAGAAGAATATTACCTGTTGCTGTTATTCGCTACCACAGGCGCATTGGTATTGGTGTTGAGCAGGCATTTTATGTCGCTGTTCCTGGGACTGGAAATACTTAGCATCAGTTTATACGGGCTGATTGCGTACCTGCGTGCACGTGAGCGTTCTGATGAAGCAGGGATTAAATACCTGATCCTGGCGGCTTTGTCATCCGCTTTTTTATTATTCGGGATGGCGTTGGTATATGCTTTTACTGGGCATATGGATTTTCCGGGTATCGGCGAAGCACTGCGACAGGCGGGTTACCTGCCGGTGTCTGTCATGGCGGGCTTTGCGATGATGCTGATCGGCATCGGATTCAAACTGGGCATCGTACCTTTTCATATGTGGGCGCCCGATATTTATGAAGGAGCACCGTTGCCGGTTGCGGCCTTTATTGCCACCATCTCCAAAGGAGGAATGCTGGTTTTACTGATCCGCTTTTATGAAGATATTCACGGAAACGACTACACGATGTTGTGGTGGATCCTGGCCATCGTAGCAGTGGCCTCTATGTTTACGGGCAACTGGCTGGCACTCCGGCAACAAAATATAAAACGCATCCTTGCTTATTCTTCTATTGCGCACATGGGATATATTCTGGTGGCTTTTTTGTCCGGCGTACAAGCAGGACTGGAAGCCATTTCTTTTTACCTGGTAGCTTATTTTATTACCACGATCGGCGCTTTCGGCGTATTGATCGTGATGTCCAGCAGTATACAGGATGCGGAAACACTGTCGGATTACAGGAGCATGTTCTGGCGCTATCCGTGGATAGCCACTGTATTTACAGCGATGTTGCTGTCGTTGGCAGGCATACCACTCACTGCTGGTTTTATCGGAAAATTTTATATCGTCATGGCTGGTGTGAACGGACATCGTTGGTTCCTGCTGTTTATGCTGGTCATAAATAGTGTAATTGGATTATACTATTATATCCGCATTATTGCTATCATGTTCAATGCACCGGTTGAAGGAGAAGAAGTATCGCCCATCAAACCGGCACTACCCATGGCAGGCAACGTTACACTGGTGTTGCTGACGGTGTTGCTGATAGGACTGGGCATCTATCCTACGTCCATGATGCAGCTGATCCAACAGATGATGAAGATGATCGTTTAA
- a CDS encoding aspartate kinase: protein MKVFKFGGASLESVDRIRQVAQIVQSFPDEKLLIVISAMGKTTNELEKIAQNYFLRKREIAARLLYNVEQQHLSIAEILLGGRDHPLFTQLQQFFTEAEWTLGEKPMRTYDYYYDQLVGLGELLSTAIVSAYFNTAGLKNTWLDVRDVFRTDDNFRDANIDWAYTQKQVTEKVVPLFNNTNIVIAQGFIGSTDQNESVTLGREGSDYSAAVFANMLDAESQTIWKDVEGLKNADPKLFPNTVNIPEISYGEVIEMAYYGAQVIHPKTIKPLQNKQIPLLVKCFLDKNLPGTIIQEEADAKQLPPIIVLKKNQVLLKITSKDYSFITEDKISDIYEIFHKLKVKINLMQNGAISFSCCIDNNPEKIELLIKTLHEQFKIAYNEGLELLTVRYYHDGLLEELSNGHNILLEQRSPITIQRLLQK, encoded by the coding sequence ATGAAGGTTTTCAAGTTTGGTGGCGCAAGTTTAGAAAGTGTTGATCGCATACGGCAAGTGGCGCAAATAGTACAATCGTTTCCGGACGAAAAACTGCTGATCGTTATTTCCGCCATGGGCAAAACCACCAATGAGCTGGAAAAGATAGCGCAGAACTATTTCCTGCGTAAGCGGGAAATTGCCGCCCGCCTGCTTTATAATGTGGAGCAACAACATCTTAGCATAGCTGAAATCTTGCTGGGAGGCAGGGATCATCCCCTGTTTACCCAACTACAGCAATTCTTTACCGAAGCAGAATGGACGCTGGGCGAAAAGCCGATGCGTACCTACGACTATTACTATGATCAACTGGTAGGACTCGGTGAGCTGCTCAGCACCGCCATCGTGAGCGCCTACTTTAATACAGCCGGCCTGAAAAATACCTGGCTGGATGTAAGAGATGTCTTCCGCACGGATGATAACTTCCGCGACGCAAATATAGACTGGGCCTATACGCAGAAACAGGTCACCGAAAAAGTGGTTCCCCTGTTCAACAATACCAATATCGTCATCGCGCAGGGCTTTATCGGGAGTACCGATCAAAACGAAAGCGTTACACTGGGCCGGGAAGGCAGCGATTATTCCGCTGCGGTATTCGCCAATATGCTGGATGCGGAAAGCCAGACCATCTGGAAAGATGTGGAAGGACTCAAAAACGCCGATCCCAAGCTGTTTCCCAACACCGTCAATATTCCGGAGATCAGTTATGGAGAAGTCATTGAAATGGCCTACTATGGCGCCCAGGTGATCCACCCAAAAACCATTAAGCCATTACAGAACAAACAAATCCCGCTGCTGGTAAAATGTTTCCTGGATAAGAATCTGCCGGGTACCATTATCCAGGAAGAAGCAGATGCAAAGCAGCTACCACCCATCATCGTACTGAAAAAAAACCAGGTATTGCTGAAGATCACTTCAAAAGACTATTCTTTCATTACGGAAGATAAGATCAGTGATATTTACGAAATCTTCCACAAGTTAAAAGTGAAGATCAACCTGATGCAGAATGGCGCTATCAGCTTCTCCTGCTGTATAGACAATAACCCGGAGAAGATAGAACTGCTCATCAAAACCCTGCATGAGCAATTCAAAATAGCCTACAATGAAGGCCTGGAACTCCTCACGGTACGCTATTACCATGACGGGCTCCTGGAAGAGCTGAGTAACGGGCATAATATCCTGCTGGAGCAACGTTCTCCCATAACCATACAGCGGTTGCTGCAGAAATAA
- the nuoL gene encoding NADH-quinone oxidoreductase subunit L, which yields MVTALIPAIPFLSACILMLCWKHITRMAVTVIGCGSIALSALLAVVVAMNFTQQGGHPLVTRVWSWMQTAGFSAGVDFRMDALSIVFVLVITIVGFLIHVYATAYMRDDPDYGRFFACMNLFVGAMLVLVMADNLLLLYFGWEGVGLCSYLLIGFWYQDRANGYAARKAFIVTRVGDTAMAIALFLLFQYTGTLQIQGILESGAQLWAKGDPVVTMIALLLLGGAVGKSAQLPLQTWLPDAMAGPTPVSALIHAATMVTAGVYLIARMHTLFELAPAAQTTTAVIGAVTLVLAGVSALVQRDIKRVLAYSTMSQIGYMFLALGCGAWSAAIFHFVIHAFFKALLFMGAGAIIVALHHEQDMFKMGGLKKLLPAVFWVFLIGSASLAAIPFVTAGFFSKDQIIWLSWSAVGGHTGYWLAALLGAFLTGMYTFRMFFLVFYGDVKTKVHHIPGPRMMVPLYILAVLSTIAGFIELPHTLGHVTLFSHWLLPVLPAVEMLQESPALEWASQGISALLAFSGIGLAYAWVIRRPQGMVDFLEMPAITWIRGCWARGWDFDEIYNVVLVRPYVYLSRINRKDVVDRLYTGLAGLMEWCHLMMARTQSGILRWYIMGVVLGAVAILSVLIWRLYEL from the coding sequence ATGGTTACCGCGCTGATACCGGCTATTCCTTTTTTAAGTGCATGTATCCTCATGCTCTGCTGGAAGCATATTACTCGTATGGCCGTTACCGTTATAGGTTGTGGTAGTATTGCCTTGTCTGCTTTACTAGCGGTTGTGGTGGCCATGAATTTTACGCAACAGGGCGGCCACCCGCTGGTAACGCGGGTCTGGAGCTGGATGCAGACGGCTGGTTTTAGTGCGGGTGTTGATTTCCGGATGGATGCGCTTTCAATTGTTTTTGTGCTGGTGATCACGATCGTGGGTTTCCTGATTCATGTGTACGCCACTGCTTATATGCGCGACGATCCCGACTATGGCCGTTTCTTCGCCTGCATGAATTTATTCGTAGGGGCAATGCTGGTGCTGGTGATGGCGGATAATTTGTTGTTGCTGTATTTTGGATGGGAAGGGGTGGGGCTATGTAGCTACCTGTTAATCGGCTTCTGGTACCAGGATCGGGCGAACGGTTATGCTGCCCGCAAAGCTTTTATCGTAACGCGTGTGGGCGATACGGCGATGGCAATCGCCTTATTCCTGTTGTTTCAATATACCGGTACATTACAGATCCAGGGCATCCTGGAAAGTGGTGCGCAGCTTTGGGCAAAGGGAGATCCGGTAGTGACCATGATCGCCTTGTTGTTATTGGGTGGTGCAGTAGGGAAGTCTGCCCAGCTGCCGTTACAAACATGGCTGCCGGATGCGATGGCGGGGCCTACGCCGGTGAGTGCACTGATCCATGCTGCTACTATGGTAACAGCGGGCGTGTACCTGATAGCACGCATGCATACTTTATTTGAACTGGCGCCTGCTGCGCAAACCACCACCGCAGTGATAGGCGCTGTGACCCTGGTATTGGCGGGTGTGAGTGCGTTGGTACAACGGGATATAAAAAGAGTGCTGGCTTATTCCACCATGAGCCAGATCGGTTATATGTTCCTGGCGTTGGGCTGTGGTGCATGGTCTGCCGCTATTTTTCATTTTGTGATCCATGCATTTTTCAAGGCATTGCTGTTTATGGGTGCCGGTGCTATCATTGTGGCGCTGCATCATGAGCAGGATATGTTTAAGATGGGTGGACTCAAAAAATTATTGCCGGCAGTATTCTGGGTGTTCCTTATCGGCTCAGCGTCATTGGCGGCTATCCCGTTTGTGACCGCCGGCTTTTTTAGTAAGGATCAAATCATTTGGTTATCGTGGTCTGCTGTCGGCGGACATACCGGCTATTGGCTGGCGGCCTTGCTGGGCGCGTTTTTGACGGGTATGTATACTTTCAGAATGTTTTTCCTGGTTTTTTATGGAGATGTCAAAACAAAGGTGCATCATATTCCCGGTCCGCGGATGATGGTGCCTTTGTATATACTGGCTGTTCTTTCTACTATAGCGGGGTTCATTGAACTACCGCATACGCTGGGGCATGTAACGCTGTTTAGTCATTGGCTGCTGCCGGTATTGCCTGCGGTGGAGATGTTGCAGGAATCGCCTGCACTGGAATGGGCTTCGCAGGGGATTTCAGCTTTGCTGGCTTTTAGTGGCATTGGCCTCGCTTATGCGTGGGTGATCCGTCGTCCGCAGGGAATGGTTGATTTCCTGGAAATGCCTGCAATAACGTGGATTCGCGGCTGTTGGGCCAGAGGCTGGGATTTTGATGAAATCTATAATGTGGTGTTGGTACGTCCATACGTGTACCTGTCCAGGATAAACCGGAAAGATGTGGTAGACAGGCTATACACGGGCCTTGCCGGGCTGATGGAATGGTGTCATCTTATGATGGCGCGTACGCAGAGTGGTATACTGCGCTGGTATATTATGGGGGTGGTGTTGGGTGCGGTAGCGATTTTATCGGTCTTAATATGGCGGCTATACGAATTGTAA